One window from the genome of Paracoccus marcusii encodes:
- a CDS encoding purine-nucleoside phosphorylase has product MTPTTLSCSAAIVAALSAVPTLAAAETFAPKVLVMAMFEAEAAPWLKNLDLPNTITVPGLPKDHDALSCNADLCVMTTTMGYANAASSAMAVGFSDQLDLSQTYVLITGIAGVDPENGTLGSAAWADHVVDAGLVHRIDSRDAPSDWTSQIVELGAKVPGEKPGWTAGSEVFTLNPALVSAAMDATRDVELADSDDAAAYRANYTQNAAKGAPQVMVCASVSADTYWHGDTIAQEVADHTALLTDGAADYCMSQMEDNATLTALKRAAEAGRLDMDRVAILRTASNFDRAYDGQDTAASLSATSGGFGPATENAFRVGNAFAALVIKDWDRFEEGVTVD; this is encoded by the coding sequence ATGACGCCGACCACCCTTAGCTGCAGCGCTGCCATCGTGGCGGCGCTGTCTGCTGTTCCCACACTTGCCGCTGCAGAGACATTCGCCCCGAAAGTCCTGGTCATGGCCATGTTCGAGGCGGAAGCAGCCCCGTGGTTGAAGAACCTGGACCTGCCCAACACGATCACCGTTCCCGGCCTGCCCAAGGATCATGACGCGCTGTCCTGCAACGCGGATCTGTGCGTCATGACCACAACGATGGGCTATGCCAACGCAGCCAGTTCAGCCATGGCGGTCGGGTTCTCGGATCAGCTCGATTTGTCGCAGACCTATGTGTTGATCACGGGCATAGCCGGCGTGGACCCGGAGAATGGCACGCTTGGTTCAGCGGCGTGGGCAGATCACGTTGTGGATGCGGGGTTGGTCCATCGCATCGACAGCCGCGATGCACCTTCCGACTGGACCAGCCAGATCGTCGAGCTGGGCGCCAAGGTGCCTGGCGAGAAGCCGGGCTGGACAGCGGGGAGCGAGGTTTTCACGCTGAATCCGGCTCTGGTTTCTGCTGCAATGGATGCAACCCGCGACGTCGAACTGGCTGACAGTGATGACGCGGCTGCCTATCGTGCGAATTACACTCAGAATGCCGCAAAAGGGGCGCCGCAGGTGATGGTTTGCGCCTCTGTCTCGGCCGACACCTACTGGCATGGCGATACCATTGCGCAAGAGGTCGCCGACCACACCGCCCTGCTGACAGACGGGGCTGCCGATTACTGCATGAGCCAGATGGAGGACAACGCCACCCTGACCGCACTCAAGCGTGCAGCTGAAGCGGGCCGGCTGGACATGGACCGCGTGGCGATCCTGCGGACAGCCTCGAACTTTGACCGCGCGTATGACGGGCAGGACACTGCCGCATCGTTGTCGGCAACCTCAGGGGGCTTCGGACCCGCCACCGAGAACGCGTTTCGGGTCGGAAACGCGTTCGCAGCGCTTGTCATTAAAGACTGGGACCGCTTCGAAGAAGGCGTGACCGTGGATTGA
- the choX gene encoding choline ABC transporter substrate-binding protein produces MKNTVILATLVSVATLSTAHAAEPEACLAPSFSDVGWTDITATTSAAAIVLEALGYTPEIQILSVAVTFESLKQGDTDIFLGNWMPLQEPQQKPLVDAGDIEVIRPNLEGALIGFAVPKATYDAGLKTYADIAAFQDQLGGQIYGIEAGSSANTTILKMIEDDSFGLGEFELVESSEQGMLAQVQRAIGSEDAILFFGWRPHPMNVRYDLEYLTDGDDMFGPNDGEATVLTNTRKGLSAECPNLGTLLANLAFTVEAEDIMMSYILDEGLEPRDAATRWLTENGAVLDGWLEGVTTVDGQPGLAAVTTALDL; encoded by the coding sequence ATGAAAAACACGGTCATTCTTGCAACGCTCGTCTCGGTCGCGACGCTGTCGACTGCCCATGCGGCCGAGCCTGAAGCATGCTTGGCACCCAGCTTTTCCGATGTCGGCTGGACGGACATCACTGCGACGACCAGCGCGGCAGCTATCGTCCTGGAAGCGTTGGGATACACACCGGAAATTCAGATCCTGTCGGTCGCGGTGACGTTTGAATCGCTGAAACAGGGCGACACGGATATCTTCCTGGGGAACTGGATGCCCTTGCAGGAGCCGCAACAAAAACCCTTGGTCGATGCCGGCGACATCGAGGTGATCCGACCCAATCTTGAAGGCGCGCTGATCGGGTTTGCCGTTCCCAAGGCCACCTATGATGCGGGGCTGAAGACTTATGCCGACATCGCAGCGTTCCAGGACCAGCTGGGCGGTCAGATCTATGGCATCGAGGCGGGCAGCAGCGCCAATACCACGATCCTGAAGATGATCGAGGATGACAGCTTTGGCCTGGGCGAGTTTGAGCTTGTCGAATCCAGCGAGCAGGGCATGTTGGCGCAGGTGCAGCGCGCCATCGGATCCGAGGATGCGATCCTGTTCTTTGGCTGGCGGCCCCACCCGATGAACGTACGTTATGACCTGGAATACCTGACCGACGGCGACGACATGTTCGGACCCAACGATGGCGAAGCGACGGTGTTGACCAATACCCGAAAGGGTCTGTCCGCCGAATGTCCCAACCTGGGCACGCTGTTGGCCAACCTGGCCTTCACTGTCGAGGCCGAGGATATCATGATGTCCTATATCCTCGACGAGGGACTGGAGCCGCGGGACGCGGCCACGCGCTGGCTGACGGAAAACGGCGCCGTGCTGGATGGCTGGCTGGAAGGTGTCACGACCGTCGACGGTCAGCCTGGACTAGCCGCCGTGACGACTGCTCTGGATCTTTGA
- a CDS encoding GlxA family transcriptional regulator, giving the protein MVFQRSDQPLTAMILILPDASLMSLAATLDPMRAANRVSGQQPYSWRIVSVDGAPVRTSCGLTLQVDGPLATQGDCDLMIVVAAFNVAHHATPALLATLRQAARRARMVGGIEAGSWVLAMAGLLDQRNATTHWEDLEDFAARFPQIRVIPDRWVLDGPVFTTGGAAPALDFMLALIRARQGTSSALNVASVYVYDEVHLPTDAQPLVSLGRNSHLDRRLARVVAIMEQHLDNPLSIREIAGRTRCSTRTLEGLFRNLVQTSPAAYYLALRLQSARRLVADTNLPMADIAVRTGFSSIASLSRAFRRRFGQPPTAARRGSKIQSSRHGG; this is encoded by the coding sequence ATGGTGTTCCAGCGAAGCGACCAACCCCTGACGGCGATGATCCTGATCCTGCCAGACGCTTCGCTGATGAGCTTGGCGGCGACGCTGGACCCGATGCGCGCGGCCAACCGCGTCTCGGGGCAGCAGCCCTATAGCTGGCGGATCGTGTCGGTCGACGGCGCACCCGTCCGCACAAGCTGCGGGCTGACCCTGCAGGTCGATGGTCCGCTAGCCACGCAGGGCGATTGCGACCTGATGATCGTGGTCGCCGCCTTCAACGTGGCACATCACGCGACGCCCGCCCTGTTGGCGACTCTGCGTCAGGCCGCGCGGCGCGCCCGCATGGTCGGCGGCATCGAGGCTGGCAGCTGGGTCCTGGCTATGGCCGGACTGTTGGATCAACGCAATGCTACGACCCATTGGGAGGATCTGGAGGATTTCGCTGCCCGATTTCCGCAGATCCGAGTGATCCCGGACCGATGGGTTTTGGACGGGCCGGTCTTTACCACAGGGGGCGCCGCCCCGGCGCTGGATTTCATGCTGGCCCTGATCCGGGCGCGGCAAGGGACCAGTTCGGCGCTGAACGTGGCCAGCGTCTATGTCTATGACGAGGTGCACCTGCCAACCGACGCCCAGCCGCTTGTCTCACTTGGCCGCAACAGCCACCTTGACCGGCGGTTAGCCCGCGTCGTCGCCATCATGGAACAGCATCTGGACAACCCGCTGTCGATCCGTGAGATCGCCGGCCGTACTCGATGTTCGACCCGCACGCTGGAAGGGCTGTTCCGCAATCTCGTCCAGACTTCGCCTGCCGCCTATTATCTGGCGCTGCGCCTGCAATCGGCGCGCAGGCTGGTCGCGGACACCAACCTGCCCATGGCCGACATCGCCGTGCGTACGGGGTTTTCGTCAATTGCATCGCTGTCACGTGCCTTCAGGCGGCGGTTCGGGCAGCCGCCGACGGCTGCCCGGCGCGGATCAAAGATCCAGAGCAGTCGTCACGGCGGCTAG
- the rpiB gene encoding ribose 5-phosphate isomerase B: MRIVIGSDHAGFPLKATVVAHIRKLGHEVEDVGSHDDQPVDFPDIAQLVTGAVADGRAERGLLVCGTGVGASIAANKVKGIRAAVCHDIHSAHQCVEHDDVNVMCIGAQIVGPWLALDLIDSYLTAKFSTDEDFRRRVEKLHKMDADR, translated from the coding sequence ATGCGTATTGTCATTGGATCAGATCACGCGGGCTTCCCACTTAAGGCCACGGTTGTGGCCCATATCCGCAAGCTAGGGCATGAGGTAGAAGACGTTGGCTCTCACGATGACCAACCGGTGGACTTTCCGGATATTGCACAGCTCGTAACGGGCGCGGTCGCAGATGGGCGTGCCGAAAGGGGCCTTCTGGTCTGCGGTACCGGTGTTGGGGCGTCCATTGCAGCCAATAAGGTAAAGGGCATTCGTGCGGCGGTCTGTCATGATATCCACTCAGCCCATCAGTGTGTCGAACATGACGACGTCAACGTCATGTGCATCGGCGCGCAGATTGTCGGACCTTGGCTGGCGCTTGACCTGATCGATTCATACCTGACGGCCAAATTCTCTACTGACGAGGATTTCCGGCGTCGTGTCGAAAAGCTGCACAAGATGGATGCTGACCGCTGA